The Cinclus cinclus chromosome 3, bCinCin1.1, whole genome shotgun sequence genome has a window encoding:
- the CENPF gene encoding centromere protein F: MSWAVEEWKEGLSPRVLQKIHELESQVDKLKKERQQRQYQLETLEAALQKQKQKVENEKNESAILKRENQSLMELCDNLEKAKQKISHDLQVKESQVNIQSGQLNSCKKDIERLEQELKRCKCELERSQQTLTAGDVSFSGTPQKSFTVPLTPVQNNNDAKLEGLEEKYKKKVQENKELELQLRTIQLKKINQPHPQSSLSHREIARHQASSSVFSWQQEKTPARNQETPARGGSAASSFSWDKETNSSILSEKNEFDNSFAENSNSSLIIQLRAQNQELNSIIKDLEQQLQAQEKLKRSHMSKHQETEQELDRLKLELTEKDKILNKTRDKLTQTSTQVDQATTQVQTLEQKVKRLSEELNCQRQNAESARQSLEQKLKTKEKEYQQELSCQQRSLQTLDQQCNQIRSKLNQELQQAKNDFNILQAEFDKVISAKQCLEHDTSDLTQKLCRAEQALSAAQAKEADLTRSFQEVKQEKNLLNCQLEKKSQEIHQLEEDLNMIKQSLKQSQNFAEEMKNKNAVQEVELKLLEEKFKRQESSLSLENMKIALADMEKQQESARGLLKEKDNHIKEQDCKISKMEGESETLQRFLGLKQRECEELQKEATVFSQWKNETDHLINKLKSEKEGMLAHINDLESSLQSQQSKNHELSEKLRMMQTESDRKSTEIRELKDMLEYKSTELEEQKKAFDELKQKAECSDKKYCKEIENMSCKIFQLTNQVAEVEEKLQLAVSQGLQREQCYHDLLGEYEKICCLVKAKDISEMTGEGEVNLQSRQDKTPLDNMQFVATNSSTADHGCSRPPQEVGKTKDLVTFQEQISFLESSLVAQKQLNSNQQQQYEDLLQIKSETEQRLFAVEQMYKSFMTETKQHISNLQVDISARQELVEKTTAILEEKDMQLQTLNEKLENRQVELQDLKINNKLLEDSLRQLKLMSETWDSEKKDMSSMICSYSKKIGELSEENAALRDLSSALKQEQITLLETNKNIYDSLKEREEVISEMSGKQEEERQHIESRTEEIKTELEVLQTKYKSVEEENGRIMNILREQTIKLDETKAKLEQEKQVLSENKDILHKLIASEEIKKDLVNELQQLQSEFSSIQHMPSVELDCLSQERLNARTIQNTMQEKFGLVLQEKEQLGKELPTKNEPLMCNVNCEQRLCSEQLRKSMEEKDIELNKYQVKLELLQMDFEDSQLSLEKCRLEVMQLETALKGMEGELEKNVREKERLQQELLSVKELQTADSLLAVEEEDGHSLEYNYSGISQDCGKREIDESPSSVLLACSLQVTIDQLSELEKTCERLQSENAALTSGFKDAKTYATTGINKVEEEKDYIMNVDSNLKAEKDVLSDELMDQSDNGDLRMFSDNKEMSFRLNKCSSSDYEDLKLSSKEVKVHFAEVREKLLTFQNEHLKLYEQHCSMSSKICELQSCIEILKAKNSSLSTSQSSAHVDSVQMSLSSSRDGTLPKLDETKATDSSSDLSVNPCLLEISEVVDSHNSSSCKGTEEMNQTDSSVEVISEDAIEILVEKCHNDHNLDTVRELRSITPRKSNLENRIEELQMLCQTYEKAIKVLEDQFHVQENMKNEEIQELKEVILSERKEIDHLKQQNLSEKEEWQQKLNNVTMEMECKLAAERKQTANLSLELEAARLQLQVLDLSSHSLLCTDIEHNTEQENNSPYKLGVPVENSALKNNLKIIPIEKTALGDATGCEKETETAEARLMEDYTEKISGQHGCENMSRKIVSPSDHASVLSFSNSRVLSAGYFCENQITAEMLQEEAKQQTAEHLKLIYEREKNPNYVDLKIKVEQLDSEMNFQEAQIISNSSAFAELEEATVAVKEENCGVKEKHRSDSVSKQELSLQVVSLEKEPEILESELEMCKVRSPNAANTFDVEMTKCVGQEQFLAAGNEQGSPKSEQVNTENHALFIECDIEMLQVKCQQLEREREVNLKTISSFQEHLVSVTAERNYVGQELSILSESKKELDQNYQNLQEKLKELELNKMDSTGFIRRLEDEVRTQANLLEAAKSDANQLSNEKDCLFQKLQSLENDAVSFTLEKFQNKAADSKEEKELIARELGPMQHKLSSSEMENSKLSKSLEGLLMEKGELAARLSAAQKEADQLRCGIEKLKVKIESDEKKKRHIAKKLRDNERKADCLQDKIERLERELEMSEKNLEDTIVELETAKAEAETLATEMEEMTEKLTCSNLQIDVLTSQKECLAKDLKEMQERFLELESSNLTTAKQLEEKEEEKIQIKDEFENAVALLRSELKDMSEKFEFSRKEEADARAKEQVLMNQVARLEQDKIMLLQQCQEIKNENIKLDQAREVLVHELMDYKQKFDEKVQENGALEKQLEETEALSLELTHMQHELECWHQEKERLQNLIAEFKLKEQHFSDGETSLDILNVLKMSYKDLEKELESTVCEKNTLCIKVNELAESRTELEVKLNNTEQEIAKLQEERNKVAEEMQYVQEHSEKSKIQLSQTTSEKNELARTLEMVQNQLQEKESEIKREISEYKDRLVQAEKEHQVALTEANGKNEVEIEAYHEKISSLEHLISSQKLEIERLKSNNEQLNNSLKEANQALGELLKTKADNSNIIIQLRKENEYAHSKVQMWMNSCKQLEQEKEMLQKHLAEHDELLKKENLTMAKHNKEAADDNAITEEIKLKLEELQESTEVKTREANENLEKYCSLIVKYHKLEEANEMLKTQVSLLSTQLKQQVSDAVSTHLLNSEKSLTQKSKHFVKDRRSDEDTTKLSSKRQRCEDSRKENGGPRSPAPETSLKKKRKCDISQNLQGWDNTDCELDGLPEIVQKGFADIPSGKVSPYILRRTTLHLRSSPHLASSEKRPLPTQDSQKCRPDHLGERCCLTPGGSKPQKENDEQQSQAFPPMSSTSRSPLCLHKQSPKPLSDNTRESRTVRKAKNSLNEQGLSEQDEQKENCKVQ, from the exons aaaataaatcagccTCATCCTCAAAGCTCTTTGAGTCACCGAGAGATTGCTCGGCATCAGGCTTCCTCATCCGTGTTTTCATGGCAACAGGAAAAGACACCAGCTAGAAATCAAGAAACACCTGCAAGGGGAGGTTCTGCAGCATCTTCCTTTTCATGGGATAAAGAAACAAATTCAAGTATTCTATCAGAGAAGAATGAGTTTGACAACAGCTTTGCTGAGAACTCAAATTCTTCCCTCATAATCCAGCTAAGAGCACAGAACCAAG aactGAATTCCATTATTAAAGACCTAGAGCAGCAATTGCAAGCTCAAGAAAAACTGAAGAGGTCCCATATGAGTAAACATCAAGAAACTGAACAGGAGCTAGACAGACTGAAGTTGGAGTTAACTGAGAAGGATAAAATTCTGAACAAAACCAGAGATAAACTGACTCAAACAAGTACACAAGTTGATCAAGCTACCACACAG GTCCAAACGTTGGAGCAAAAGGTGAAGCGATTATCAGAAGAACTGAATTGCCAACGACAAAATGCTGAGAGTGCTCGTCAGTCTTtagaacagaaattaaagacaaaggaaaaggaatacCAACAG GAGCTCTCTTGTCAGCAGCGTTCCTTGCAAACACTGGATCAGCAGTGCAACCAGATAAGAAGCAAACTGAATCAGGAGCTACAGCAAGCCAAAAATGACTTCAACATTCTGCAGGCAGAATTTGACAAa GTAATATCAGCAAAACAGTGCTTGGAGCATGACACCAGTGATCTCACCCAGAAgttgtgcagagcagagcaggctcTATCAGCAGCCCAGGCTAAGGAAGCTGATCTGACAAGAAGCTTTCAG gaagtgaagcaggagaaaaatcttcTCAACTGTCAACTTGAAAAGAAATCACAAGAGATCCACCAGCTGGAAGAAGATCTAAATATGATCAAGCAATCTctaaaacaaagccaaaattttgcagaagagatgaaaa ATAAGAATGCTGTTCAGGAAGTGGAGCTGAAGTTACtggaagagaaatttaaaaggCAAGAGAGCTCGCTTTCACTGGAGAACATGAAAATTGCTTTAGCTGACATGGAGAAGCAACAAGAGTCTGCCCGAGGTCTCCTCAAGGAAAAAGATAATCATATTAAAGAACAAGACTGTAAAATAAGTAAGATGGAGGGAGAATCAGAAACTTTGCAGAGATTCCTTGGATTAAAGCAGAGAGAATGTGAAGAATTGCAAAAAGAGGCTACTGTTTTTTCTCAATGGAAAAATGAAACTGATCATCTTATAAATAAACTTAAGTCTGAAAAGGAAGGTATGCTGGCTCATATTAATGACTTGGAGAGTTCCCTTCAAAGtcagcaaagcaaaaatcatGAGCTTAGTGAGAAACTCAGAATGATGCAAACTGAAAGTGACAGGAAATCCACAGAGATTAGAGAACTTAAAGATATGCTGGAATATAAAAGTACAGAattagaagaacaaaaaaaagcttttgatgAACTTAAGCAGAAAGCAGAATGTTCTGataaaaaatactgcaaagagATAGAAAATATGTCCTGTAAAATATTCCAGCTCACCAACCAAGTTGCTGAAGTAGAAGAAAAGTTACAGTTGGCAGTAAGTCAAGGACTGCAAAGGGAACAGTGCTATCATGACTTGCTTGGTGAATATGAAAAAATCTGTTGTCTTGTTAAAGcaaaagatatttcagaaatGACAGGAGAGGGAGAAGTTAATTTACAAAGCAGACAGGATAAGACTCCTTTAGATAATATGCAATTTGTAGCAACTAACTCCAGCACTGCAGATCATGGATGTTCAAGACCTCCTCAAGAAGTGGGAAAAACTAAAGATCTGGTCACTTTCCAAGAGCAGATCTCTTTTCTTGAGAGTTCTTTAGTGGCTCAAAAGCAGCTGAATTcaaatcagcagcagcagtatgAAGACTTACTTCAAATTAAGAGTGAAACAGAACAAAGGTTATTTGCAGTAGAACAGATGTACAAAAGCTTCATGACAGAAACCAAGCAGCACATCAGTAACTTGCAAGTGGATATTTCAGCACGTCAGGAATTAGTTGAAAAAACTACAGCTATTCTTGAGGAAAAGGACATGCAACTACAGACTCTgaatgaaaaattagaaaaccGACAAGTTGAGCTTCAGGATTTAAAGATCAATAATAAATTGCTTGAGGATTCTCTAAGGCAATTGAAGCTCATGTCTGAAACATGGGATTCAGAGAAGAAGGACATGTCTTCAATGATTTGCTCATACAGTAAAAAAATTGGTGAACTTAGTGAAGAAAATGCAGCCCTTAGGGATTTAAGTAGTGCTTTAAAGCAAGAACAAATAACTTTACTGgagacaaataaaaatatttatgacagcctaaaggaaagagaagaagtaatttctgaaatgtctggaaAACAAGAGGAGGAAAGACAGCATATTGAATCAAGAACTgaagaaatcaaaacagagCTTGAAGTTTTGCAGACAAAGTATAAGTCagtagaagaagaaaatggaagaattaTGAACATTCTGAGGGAACAGACAATCAAATTAgatgaaacaaaagcaaaattagaGCAAGAGAAACAGGTACTTAGTGAGAACAAAGATATCTTGCATAAACTAATAgcctcagaagaaataaaaaaggatttgGTTAATGAACTTCAGCAACTGCAGTCAGAATTTTCCAGCATCCAACATATGCCTTCTGTGGAGCTTGACTGTTTAAGCCAGGAAAGGTTAAATGCCAGGACAATACAAAATACAATGCAAGAGAAATTTGGCCTTGTGCTTCAAGAAAAGGAACAACTGGGAAAGGAACTACCAACAAAAAATGAACCTCTAATGTGCAATGTTAATTGTGAACAGAGACTCTGTTCAGAACAGTTGAGAAAATCCATGGAGGAAAAAGACATTGAGCTGAATAAATACCAGGTTAAACTTGAGCTTCTTCAAATGGATTTTGAGGATAGCCAACTCTCTCTAGAGAAATGCAGGTTAGAAGTGATGCAGCTGGAGACAGCTTTAAAAGGTATGGAAGGAGAACTTGAGAAAAAtgtgagagagaaagaaagactGCAGCAAGAACTACTGTCTGTTAAAGAACTGCAAACTGCAGATTCTTTGCTCGCAGTAGAAGAGGAAGATGGCCACTCACTGGAGTATAATTACAGTGGCATTTCCCAGGATTGTGGCAAAAGAGAAATAGATGAAAGTCCTTCATCAGTGTTGCTGGCATGTTCTTTGCAGGTAACAATAGACCAGCTGAGTGAGCTTGAGAAAACGTGTGAGAGGTTGCAGAGTGAAAATGCTGCATTAACCTCTGGATTTAAAGATGCAAAAACCTATGCTACCACAGGTATTAATAAagtggaagaggagaaagattATATAATGAATGTAGATAGCAATTTAAAAGCTGAGAAAGATGTTCTTTCTGATGAACTTATGGATCAAAGTGATAATGGTGATCTTAGAATGTTTTCTGATAATAAGGAAATGTCCTTCAGACTTAATAAATGCAGTTCTTCTGACTATGAAGATTTAAAATTGTCCAGCAAAGAAGTTAAGGTACACTTTGCAGAAGTAAGAGAGAAGCTTTTGACTTTCCAGAATGAACACCTAAAATTATATGAACAGCACTGTAGTATGAGCTCAAAGATATGTGAGCTGCAGTCTTGTATTGAAatactgaaagcaaaaaattcttcattgtCAACAAGTCAGAGCAGTGCTCATGTAGATTCTGTGCAAATGTCGCTGTCATCCAGCCGAGACGGCACGCTGCCTAAATTAGATGAAACTAAGGCCACGGATTCTTCCTCAGACCTTTCTGTAAATCCCTGTTTGTTAGAAATAAGTGAAGTTGTTGATTCTCATAATAGTAGCTCATGCAAAGGGACAGAGGAAATGAATCAGACAGACAGCTCTGTAGAAGTAATTTCAGAGGATGCAATAGAAATTTTGGTTGAAAAGTGTCATAACGATCACAATTTGGACACTGTTAGAGAGCTCAGGAGTATTACTCCAAGAAAATCTAACCTTGAAAATAGAATTGAAGAACTTCAGATGCTCTGTCAAACATATGAGAAGGCCATCAAGGTGCTTGAAGATCAGTTTCATGTTCAAGAGAAtatgaaaaatgaggaaatacaAGAGCTGAAAGAAGTTATActttctgaaaggaaagaaatagatCATCTCAAACAGCAAAATTTGTCtgaaaaggaagaatggcaGCAGAAGCTGAATAATGTGACTATGGAGATGGAGTGCAAActggcagcagaaaggaaacaaactgCGAATCTCTCTTTGGAGCTGGAAGCAGCAAGACTCCAACTACAGGTCCTTGATTTAAGTTCTCATTCACTGCTGTGCACAGATATTGAACAT AACACAGAACAAGAAAACAACAGCCCTTATAAATTGGGAGTGCCTGTTGAAAACTCAGCTCTGAAAAACAATCTTAAAATAATCCCCATTGAGAAAACGGCTCTGGGAGATGCCACTGGGTGTGAAAAGGAAACTGAGACTGCTGAAGCAAGATTAATGGAAGATTACACTGAGAAAATTTCTGGACAACATGGGTGTGAAAATATGTCTAGAAAAATAGTCAGCCCCTCAGACCATGCCAGTGTGTTGTCATTTTCCAATAGTAGGGTTTTGAGTGCTGGgtatttctgtgaaaatcaAATAACTGCCGAAATGCTTCAGGAAGAGGCAAAGCAACAGACAGCTGAACATTTGAAGCTGATctatgagagagaaaaaaacccaaactatgttgatttaaaaataaaagttgagCAATTAGACTCAGAGATGAACTTCCAGGAGgcacaaataatttcaaatagcTCAGCTTTTGCAGAACTGGAGGAAGCTACTGTAGCTGTTAAGGAAGAAAACTGTGGCGTAAAGGAAAAACATAGATCCGATTCTGTCAGTAAGCAGGAATTATCTCTTCAAGTAGTCTCATTAGAAAAAGAACCTGAGATCCTAGAGTCTGAGCTGGAGATGTGTAAAGTTAGATCGCCTAATGCAGCAAACACGTTTGATGTGGAAATGACCAAGTGTGTGGGTCAGGAACAATTTCTTGCGGCTGGAAATGAACAAGGGAGTCCAAAATCTGAGCAAGTTAATACTGAGAACCATGCCTTGTTCATAGAGTGTGACATTGAAATGCTTCAGGTGAAATGTCAGCAATtagaaagggagagggaagttAATCTCAAAACTATTTCTAGCTTTCAAGAGCACCTTGTTTCAGTCACAGCTGAGAGAAACTATGTTGGCCAAGAACTGAGTATTTTGTCTGAAAGCAAAAAAGAGCTGGATCAGAACTATCAAAACCTAcaggagaaattaaaagaattagAGTTAAATAAAATGGATTCTACTGGATTCATTAGAAGGTTAGAGGATGAAGTGAGGACACAAGCAAATCTGCTTGAGGCTGCAAAATCTGATGCAAATCAGTTATCCAATGAAAAAGACTGTCTTTTTCAGAAGCTGCAAAGTTTAGAAAATGATGCTGTATCTTTTaccttagaaaaattccagaataaAGCAGCGgattcaaaggaagaaaaagagctgaTTGCAAGAGAGTTGGGACCGATGCAGCATAAATTAAGTTcatcagaaatggaaaattcaAAGCTTTCTAAGTCTTTGGAAGGCTTGTTAATGGAAAAAGGAGAACTTGCTGCAAGGCTCAGCGCAGCGCAGAAAGAAGCAGATCAATTGCGATGTGGAATTGAGAAGCTGAAAGTAAAAATTGAGtctgatgagaaaaaaaaacgtCACATTGCTAAAAAGCTGAGAGACAATGAACGGAAAGCTGACTGTCTCCAGGATAAAATAGAGAGGCTTGAAAGGGAATTGGAGATGTCAGAGAAAAATCTGGAAGATACAATTGTTGAGTTGGAGACTgccaaagcagaggcagaaacaTTAGCAACAGAGATGGAGGAGATGACTGAAAAGCTGACATGTTCTAACTTACAAATTGATGTCCTCACCTCACAAAAAGAGTGTTTGGCtaaagatttaaaagaaatgcaagaaaGATTCCTTGAACTAGAGTCTTCTAATTTGACTACAGCAAAACAgttggaagaaaaggaggaagaaaagataCAAATCAAAGATGAGTTTGAAAATGCTGTGGCATTGCTGAGATCTGAGCTCAAAGATATGAGTGAGAAATTTGAGTTTTCACGCAAGGAGGAAGCAGATGCTAGAGCAAAAGAGCAAGTCTTGATGAATCAGGTGGCTCGTCTTGAGCAAGATAAGATAATGCTGTTACAGCAatgtcaggaaataaaaaatgaaaacatcaaATTGGATCAAGCAAGGGAAGTACTTGTTCATGAATTGATGGATTATAAACAAAAATTTGATGAAAAGGTGCAGGAAAATGGTGCTCTTGAAAAGCAGTTGGAAGAAACAGAAGCACTATCTTTGGAGCTGACTCACATGCAGCATGAACTTGAATGCTGGCACCAGGAAAAAGAGAGGCTTCAGAACTTGATTGCTGAGTTCAAGCTGAAGGAACAACATTTTTCTGATGGTGAAACCTCTCTGGATATCTTGAATGTTCTAAAAATGTCTTATAAGGACCTTGAGAAGGAGCTGGAATCTACAGTTTGTGAAAAGAACACTCTATGTATAAAG GTAAATGAACTGGCTGAAAGTCGAACTGAGCTGGAAGTCAAGCTAAATAATACTGAACAGGAGATTGCCAAATtacaggaagaaagaaacaaggtTGCTGAAGAAATGCAATATGTTCAAGAACATTCAGAAAAGAGCAAA ATTCAGCTGAGTCAgacaacttcagaaaaaaatgaactggCCAGGACTTTGGAGATGGTCCAGAATCAACTACAAGAAAAAGAGAgtgaaattaaaagagaaatatcaGAATACAAAGACAGACTAGTTCAAGCAGAGAAGGAGCATCAGGTTGCTCTGACAGAAGCAAACGGAAAG AATGAAGTGGAAATTGAGGCCTATCATGAGAAGATTAGTTCATTGGAGCACCTTATCAGCTCACAAAAACTGGAAATTGAACGTTTGAAGTCCAATAATGAGCAGCTAAATAATTCCCTTAAAGAAGCTAATCAAGCCTTAGGAGAACTCCTAAAAACTAAG gCTGATAATAGTAACATTATAATTCagctgaggaaggaaaatgaataTGCCCACAGTAAAGTGCAGATGTGGATGAATTCCTGTAAGCAGCtggaacaggaaaaggaaatgttgcAGAAACATCTAGCTGAACATGATGAGCTGctaaagaaggaaaatctgaCTATGGCAAAGCATAATAAAGAAG ctGCTGATGATAATGCTATTACAGAAGAAATTAAGTTAAAATTGGAAGAATTGCAGGAATCTACAGAGGTGAAGACCAGAGAAGCAAACGAGAACTTGGAGAAATACTGCTCTCTAATTGTTAAATATCATAAACTAGAGGAAGCAAATGAGATGCTGAAAACACAAGTCAGTTTGTTGAGTACTCAGCTGAAACAGCAAGTGAGTGATGCTGTCAGCACTCATTTACTGAATTCAGAGAAGTCGTTAACACAGAAGAGCAAACACTTTGTCAAAGACAGAAGGTCAGATGAAGATACCACTAAGCTTTCAAGTAAAAGGCAGAGATGTGAAgacagcaggaaagaaaatggaggACCAAGATCTCCTGCTCCAGAGACttcattgaaaaagaaaaggaagtgtGATATCTCTCAAAATCTGCAGGGTTGGGACAACACTGACTGTGAGTTGGATGGGCTTCCAGAAATAGTGCAGAAAG ggtTTGCTGACATCCCCAGTGGCAAGGTCAGCCCTTATATTTTACGTAGAACAACGCTGCACCTCAGATCCAGTCCCCATCTGGCTTCAAGTGAGAAAAGGCCTTTGCCTACACAGGACTCACAGAAGTGCAGACCAGACCATCTTGGTGAGCGCTGCTGTTTGACACCTGGTGGCAGCAAACCACAGAAA GAAAATGATGAGCAGCAGTCCCAAGCTTTTCCACCCATGAGTTCTACATCAAGGTCACCACTTTGCCTGCATAAACAATCCCCAAAACCTCTCTCTGATAATACTAGGGAGAGTCGTACAGTGCGCAAAgcaaaaaattccctaaatGAACAAGGATTATCTGAGCAAGatgagcaaaaagaaaattgtaagGTGCAGTGA